The sequence below is a genomic window from Microbacterium sp. cx-55.
TCGGCGCCGCGACGGCGTTCGTTCCCGCGCAGACCACCAAGGTCGCCGACACCATCGGGGCCGGCGACTCCTACATGGCGGGGCTCCTCTTCTTCCTCACCACGACGGTCGGTTCCGGCACACTCCTCGGCGGGGCGATGACGCTGCCCGACGCCGTGCAGGCGGCCGCGTTCGCCGCGGCCTGCGCAGCCGTAACGGTGAGCCGGCCGGGGGCAGACCTCCCGAGACTCGACGAGGTCGCTCCGGCGTCCTCCATCCGTTTCGAAAGCGAGAACCCATGACCGCCGCCAACCGATACGATGTGACGGACTGGCCCGTCGGAGATCCGACGGAGGACGTCGGCGAGGTGATCACGAGCATCATCGCCGACATTAAGCGCCGGCAGTCGGCGAGCGACGAGGACGACGGCGGTAAGCCGGGTGCCGTGATCTATCTGCCGCCAGGAGACTTCCGTCTGCGCACCCAGGTCGTGATCGACGTCAGCTTCCTCCGCATCGAGGGATCGGGGCACGGCTTCACCTCGTCGAGCATCCGGTTCAACGTGCCAGAGGACGAGTGGCCCGGTCTGCACGAGCTGTGGCCGGGTGGCAGCCGCATCCTCGTCGACATCCCGATCGGCGAGAACGCGTCGAAGTCCGACGGTGCCGCCTTCCTCGTCGAGCGCCTGGGGAGCCCGCGTATCAGCTCCGTGGAGTTCTCCAACTTCTGTATCGACGGGCTGCACTTCACCGGCGACGGCTCCGACCGGCACCCCGAGAACACCTACCGCAACGGCAAGACGGGCATCCAGGTCAACGGTGCCAACGACTCGTTCCGGATCAACGGGATGGGGTTTGTCTACCTCGAGCACGCCCTCACGATCCACAACGCCGATGCGCTGTCGATCCACGACAACTTCATCGCCGAGTGCGGCAGCTGCATCGAACTGCGCGGATGGGGCCAGGCGTCGAAGATCACCGACAATCTCATCGGGGCCGGCCCGGACGGTCACTCGATCTACGCCGAGAATCACGGCGGACTGCTCGTCACTGCGAACAACGTCTTCCCGCGCGGTGCGAGCAGCGTTCACTTCTCGGGCGTCACACGCTCGAGTGTCACGGCCAACCGCCTGCACTCCTTCTATCCGGGCATGGTCGTGCTCGACGCCGAGAGTTCGGAGAACCTCGTGGGCTCAAACCATCTGCTGCGGGACCTCGAGCCCTGGACCCCGTTTCTCGGCGCGGACAACGACCTCGACGACGACTATGGACTCGTGCGCATCAGCGGCAGCGGCAACTCTGTCATCGGCAATCACGTCTCCGAGATCGTCGACTCGCGCGGCATTCGCCCAGCCGGCGAGGCACCTACGATCTTCCGGCTGGTCTCGGGATCGGGCAATTACATCGCCACAAACCATATCGTCGCCCGGGACATCAACGCGTCGTCGAGTGGCTCCGCTTTCGAGGCGCAGGTAGACGCGCTGCTGAGCACGGCGGCCTCGGACGCGCTCGACGTTCGGACCGTCGTGGTCGAGACCGAGTCGACGGGCAACACCATCCTCGACTCCGGAACCGATAACCAGATCGTCGCCGATCGCGGCGTCAACGCAATTCGTGCAACGCCGGCAGCCTCACCCTCGAGCGTCAGCTAGGCGGGCGACGTAGGGACACCTTCTGCGTCTCGGTAAAGGACTGATTCTCGA
It includes:
- a CDS encoding NosD domain-containing protein, which encodes MTAANRYDVTDWPVGDPTEDVGEVITSIIADIKRRQSASDEDDGGKPGAVIYLPPGDFRLRTQVVIDVSFLRIEGSGHGFTSSSIRFNVPEDEWPGLHELWPGGSRILVDIPIGENASKSDGAAFLVERLGSPRISSVEFSNFCIDGLHFTGDGSDRHPENTYRNGKTGIQVNGANDSFRINGMGFVYLEHALTIHNADALSIHDNFIAECGSCIELRGWGQASKITDNLIGAGPDGHSIYAENHGGLLVTANNVFPRGASSVHFSGVTRSSVTANRLHSFYPGMVVLDAESSENLVGSNHLLRDLEPWTPFLGADNDLDDDYGLVRISGSGNSVIGNHVSEIVDSRGIRPAGEAPTIFRLVSGSGNYIATNHIVARDINASSSGSAFEAQVDALLSTAASDALDVRTVVVETESTGNTILDSGTDNQIVADRGVNAIRATPAASPSSVS